The Deltaproteobacteria bacterium DNA window CCTTCGAGGGCATGTTCATGGCCCTGTGGATGACCTTTCTCGCCTTTTCCGCCCGCGCCCTTCTTGGCTACAACCGGGGCAAGCCGGGCTTCGAGAAGCTCACCGTCGAGGCCGTGGCCATTTTATACATCCCAAGCCTCATGGCCGCCCTCATCCTCATCCGAACGGGCAACCGGGGCGTTACCTGGCTCTTTTTCACGCTTTTCCTTGCCTTCATCTCCGACACCGGGGCCTTTTACGCTGGCCGCTTTTTCGGCAAACACAAGCTCATCCCCAAGATAAGCCCGGCCAAGACCGTCGAGGGCTCCCTTGGAAGCATAGCCGCCGACATCGTGGTTGTGGCGGCCTTCAAATTCCTCGTGATGCCGGAGCTTTCATGGCCCTTGGGCGTTGCGCTGGCCGTGTGCGCGGCGGTCGCCACCCAGATGGGCGACCTTTTCGAGTCCATGATGAAGCGCTCCTGCGGGGTGAAGGATTCCGGGATTTTCTTTCCGGGCCACGGCGGAATGCTGGACCGGATTGACGGGATGCTCTTTACGGGACCGGTGGTTTACTGCTTTCAGCTAATTCATACATATCTTTAAGCGGTCTGAAACCGCGATCTGCTGTGTCAGGCATCACCAAAAAATCGGTCACGTACAAACATCCTCATTTAGCCCAAGAACTCTGCGATTTCTTGGGCGGGTACGCTCCCTCATTTTTGGCTCGCCTTCCTTGCATATCATCGGTTTCAAACCGCTTGCAGCATCGTGCGAATTTAAAAGCAAGGTGCTTGAGCCCGGATTTGGCGATTAGGATTAAGATTTGGCTGACATCATAAAAAATATCAGCATCCTGGGTTCCACCGGGTCCATCGGGAAAAACGCCTGCCAGGTGGTGAGGAGCTTTCCCGAAAGGTTCCGGGCGGCGGCCCTGGCCTGCTCCACCAGCGTGGAGGCTTTGGCCGAACAGGTGAGGGAATTTTCCCCCTTGATCGCCGCAGTGAAGGACCAGGAGCACGCCGAAAAGCTCACCCGGCTGATACCCAAAGGCAAAACCCGGATACTGTGGGGCCAGGAGGGTTATCGAGAGGCCGCGTCCCTCGATGAAACCGACGTCGTGCTTTCCGCCATGGTGGGGGCAGCCGGGCTCCTTCCGACCCTTGCGGCCATCGAGGCCAAAAAGACCGTGGCGCTCGCCAACAAGGAAACCCTTGTCATGGCGGGTTCCATTGTCATGAGACGGGCGGCGGAGTTGGGCGTATCCATCCTGCCTGTTGATTCCGAGCACTCGGCCATTTTCCAGTGCCTTCTGGGCCAGGACAGAAAGGCCCTTTCGGCCCTCATTCTCACCGCTTCGGGAGGGCCATTCCGCAATCTTTCCGCCGCCGAACTAAGGGACGTCACCCCGGCCCGGGCGCTCGATCACCCCACCTGGAAAATGGGCCCCAAAATCAGCGTGGATTCGGCCACCCTCATGAACAAGGGCCTGGAAGTCATCGAGGCCCGCTGGCTTTTCGACGTCCCCGCAGAAAAGATAAGGGTGGTGGTGCACCCGGAAAGCATCGTCCATTCCCTTGTCGCCTTCCACGACGGGGCGCTCATGGCCCAGTTGGGCCCGCCCGACATGAAGGGCGCCATCGCCTACGCCCTAAGCTATCCCGAACGCCTGCCCCTTTCCCCTGAACCCTTAAGCCTGGCGGCCCTTGGCGCGCTTCATTTCTCGGAACCGGACACCGTGCGCTTTCCCTGCCTTCCGCTTGCCTTCAAGGCCCTGAAAGCGGGCGGAGCGGCCCCGGCGGTGCTGAACGCCGCAAACGAAACGGCGGTTTCCGCCTTTCTTCAGGGCCGCATCGGCTTCACCCGCATTCCGGCCCTTATCGACGAGGCCCTTTGCGCCCACGTCCCGGTTTCGGCTCCGGGCCTTACGGAAATCCTGGCTATAGACCAAAAAACCCGCCTGGAAACCGAGAGCCGCATCAAAAACTTTTCCTGAATCATTGTTCACGGGGAACGGCGGGATGAAAAAAAGTGAGCTGGAAATTATTCCCGGAGTGGGAAAAAGCATCGCGGCGGACCTCGAACGCCTCGGAATCAGCCGAGTGGCCGATCTTAGAGGGCGCGACCCCCAGGAACTTTATGATCAACTG harbors:
- a CDS encoding phosphatidate cytidylyltransferase codes for the protein MPPSAHARRWITVAIVVPVLVVFFLKAPAYAVCALASLVTALALWEYHNLFCNVKAPHKDFGYWLAVGLSALILGSALAGSFEGMFMALWMTFLAFSARALLGYNRGKPGFEKLTVEAVAILYIPSLMAALILIRTGNRGVTWLFFTLFLAFISDTGAFYAGRFFGKHKLIPKISPAKTVEGSLGSIAADIVVVAAFKFLVMPELSWPLGVALAVCAAVATQMGDLFESMMKRSCGVKDSGIFFPGHGGMLDRIDGMLFTGPVVYCFQLIHTYL
- a CDS encoding 1-deoxy-D-xylulose-5-phosphate reductoisomerase, which produces MKNISILGSTGSIGKNACQVVRSFPERFRAAALACSTSVEALAEQVREFSPLIAAVKDQEHAEKLTRLIPKGKTRILWGQEGYREAASLDETDVVLSAMVGAAGLLPTLAAIEAKKTVALANKETLVMAGSIVMRRAAELGVSILPVDSEHSAIFQCLLGQDRKALSALILTASGGPFRNLSAAELRDVTPARALDHPTWKMGPKISVDSATLMNKGLEVIEARWLFDVPAEKIRVVVHPESIVHSLVAFHDGALMAQLGPPDMKGAIAYALSYPERLPLSPEPLSLAALGALHFSEPDTVRFPCLPLAFKALKAGGAAPAVLNAANETAVSAFLQGRIGFTRIPALIDEALCAHVPVSAPGLTEILAIDQKTRLETESRIKNFS